A part of Sparus aurata chromosome 19, fSpaAur1.1, whole genome shotgun sequence genomic DNA contains:
- the pkd1l1 gene encoding polycystic kidney disease 1 like 1 isoform X3 has translation MKLSPMWMLNLHTVSVFTPPAPTHTHAHLVLYAVCGLSALPVLLSSSSARFLSRASDMFAVVVCTLIFHRLSAAAPAPWFTGCVSAGSAGLRAPEGARDLDPVACSVRCLDEGFQVAAVSSEGCYCGSRQHGLVSCQCFNSSSSGETKDVTGEERQSILSLPVGDGRGCVALYRTEGPFLHRVRLSNSPHRVQAGKTFVVKVSGNLTGRPDQPTGILALRRQDFSYVTVEIQETTHKGQSSRRVNVLADGSFVVSSRWILETPGKYELDVIVSNPLSTLSSTLHLSVFQPPVISVLHGPMGVPSCIPFLPQDSNSVKVEAVYLGDPVTLQADVGDGLAEEFSWWFTHKEKETNMEDQRTVCTHSSDCANGTVDWTFETEGVYRVSVNASGAFGWTQERIHVVVVRPTVSDLRVSVSGNEPTSGEGVPVDVELFATMMHLLVLNLTLTAEHGRIDNTAHIDKDGNCSSKMTQQENGSDHGCNNRSISCGHSLNQNHNNIRCHVGTHLYLLSDTYLNNYNRSSCHLNLHLCCCLDPSAGQHHLTASVLSTWDPPSVLLSDTLMLYKNICALRPSGSWKSEVSTHVEFSLEVLSNASRVGSRVIWTFSLDDDIVLNRTTEEWSIKASLSLAGCYKVTVEAFNPVSSASFSTHILAQDQVGGLVLNAPSMIAANQKDSVLFSVTAGSNVTLSLLVNAALLYRNSSYTTGEQATVVLLCNHTETVVVELRAENRVSSQKKSLRLCVKGNRKPSPQVRVNPTWQPPTSQSPVHSPADRVRIYASKQAYPTNTDVTFQAVTEVADPVEFLWHFGDSTSARTTSRTTTTRYHKPGRYDVVAVMSSGRTSFTSDAFPLVVQRAVKLNRLMHQASVLQNQMATVSCRVNMGTNVSFLWSFGDGSSRLGQSTEQHIFHSTGEFTVTVTVSNLVSSASLSSHIFAVDRPCQPPPVKHMGPLKIQVRRYEVIRLGVTYETEVDCDVSGGLRYTWTLSDSAGRDFPLPLVDTHRQSLVLPSYILRYDTYTARARVQVIGSVVYSNYSVRVQVMPSPLVAFIQGGTNVFIRNRNTTVVALDGQRSYDPDFPMSPVSFSWSCKPVSSIASSCFHRDVPTSFPVVTFPATFLKQNFDQFQFTLTIHSGERSASSETFLTLTANVIGRLSVYCPHCQGEHVNWDQSFSVSASCEGCDIDPSYIQYSWRLFSVNVSSKPLIEVPFCYAVDLTAPSTVIEGPATSPQTSVTTTHNSSESSIQKLDLNVTGSGTLSENARKKTTVAGFTEPEPEPFSSGSGEEPFYHPLGEFDPPEPLYSPSEYQPLALDNSGVLYLDHFGQSDVISKFTIDSSADWEFSSPVLESGGSGGRSDLDYDVPWMTAEEGDPGVSAGRPTGVDGENLSPGDDSVSEPSLHEDEGSDLVDSRPSVVNQEPILLDLSRDLVDRGLFESYTYTGISSSLLDFRPFSLRPGSRYMLEVAAKSDDGLLGRTQLFLRTNPAPKGMTCQVQPAEGRELYTHFSIFCASGKEDLVYKYSIHAGDGPPRVLYQGRDFEYYFSLPSGDPSDDYKVTIYTEIRSSKYGAATKPCPVTVRVRPSFFRDNSSSSSSSSSSSSSSSSSSSTSSSTSSSSSSSSSHLDPDLELSESGLRNLSALVQLGNSVEVRNYISLLAGILNRLSLDAEANTPAQRRTRSILIRTMCELESREQASMVDIICILKHLLQATSQVTFASARQVTLHVQAISDGISESGAPVWYYLDEKTLHTLIVLLSNSLQAAVRYDDFTPEMSNSADVKLPLESDSSEENSGVYIRKGGSISKQVVQLVGDTLQTASDMMLKYIMFHKAREHRVNTGFIALYAEYQNQTSTVISSGSAAFYMPASLIQHLFGRHNGEIESRWHRPPCVLSMLTELTHSPYTWAHYPRRLSGPVIDLSLYECSTRRKISVRSLVQPINVEIQQPARNKSSVHEYVLQRCGVNYHSFNITQEHLQQVIQLSVAFTPPLSKPFPILLLFRMFERPTPSMHHLHRTHRWESNTTQFTLPSSYLSAAGVAHLALLNADLGKAPRHKHLSEEVSYTLTVESSLCLSWDNHQGAWTHHGCRTQPADMTTAVSCSCHQLRPLTVVQHRIHSSHDATDLDPFLSVTSDLTVLGVLVLCVCLFIPGLVACKKADVISKANRRVHYLSDNSQCDPFLYAVTVHTGPCSAACMSAKVYIVLNGNDRVSLTKELQVPGCTLFRRNSQDTFIFSAADSLGPVWGVHIWHDNSGPSPDWYLNYVEVSEVSRGHVKGRAWLFVGRCWLAVVKGDGQVERRLRVCTRGIGFAKMLRLKLSDYLADHHSWIPLLSCPGHHSFTHTQRLSVNLLLLLGYACVNAAIVSQMDDQLPFELGFTDVSAVSVRAGVLSVLAVLPAAGVISFLFRLRDVELTRSGVQQVTGRKTEKASLEDALSVSDSTSEPHLSWSGLQQWAQDTWRKKYQGTDMLPASATIVDNKNTDNEPVIQTDVIVRKEAVEDNTGRALQSFLLITEGNNVHQAPEGKESGILSERSSFYGAQKAFLSGTREGGQAVQKKGDPQGKRNEGRHHQAAWPCHSSSHHIADRLKRRGLRPVSQWCHYLAWTLCLLLSLCCLLLSAVLGTRFSSSKVLLWIHSLLFSLMSCIFLIQPAVIITVAVTVSLWYGKRADFHSFSTIRDFETDTLQLRTHDGAHQPDGTTLFSQDRCSYLKQLLRARQRARYLRLVRPPTAAELRVARGKKRREALLHKTLRDLSVCGSMLLLMVCINYGSSFSDHYHLNKAVRRQFVSRGRDNAFMSIQTHNEWWKWAQSSLLNSLYRNASAAPESHILIGEPILWKAEVSSPFQGQVSSLTLLPECLRLFSSGSRTSTHPQSGVFVPTAMPPKTCGHLGCYLRPGATVGLSRTKSHAASKLKLLHSGGWLGRRTVALKVQFTLFSPAPNLFTGVTLLSEQSPTGVLLPSAKVQSVRVYRAPAVWDYTVMVCQLIFLLLSVLQLWDQMYTVGQQGLMGYWRKPCNWLEVSLLTVTLVYYVYYIYHSVIILEVAELLQRHNHRGHVDVGVLATWEQYIRTLQGVTLFLLTLKCATVLRVNRTLAASATLLTRSLSSLFWPMVSAFILMVALCCEGNLVFIQSSGAFSSLPRFLQTLLCHRWSPRAVRGLHVPWSDFLYHGVLHLSFTVAWTAVVKVAVSSLIRRAKRSQSRQNICTAAELVSYIRQRVSDFTGQRRKAWTENRVEGKTYYLEEFESLVDELLFRLNALSNSLHHTLPYKAHRYREEDSSIISPRQEPSNLDTQDFIRTQMTEEKKSDLTDVSGHGGTLSASLLSRSKLEPETVSRDDAKSEMQQQRCQSGHNSLDIVVASDNSQQPRTRAEENPTDDELQSYSDAQNCLSLIESGSLIKDWKEAVLDKKDDERTTTNNSSLSKSQGTHTEVVVEVLVHEEPVSVAR, from the exons GTTCCAGGTTGCAGCCGTGAGCTCAGAGGGTTGTTATTGTGGCAGCCGGCAGCACGGTTTGGTGTCCTGCCAGTGTTTCAACTCATCTTCCAGTGGAGAGACAAAGGACGTCACAGGGGAAGAAAGACAGAG cATCCTCTCCTTGCCTGTAGGAGATGGACGGGGATGTGTGGCTCTCTACAGAACTGAAGGACCGTTTCTGCACAGGGTTCGTCTGTCTAACTCTCCACACAGAGTGCAGGCTGGGAagacttttgttgtgaaagtTTCAGGAAACCTGACTGGACGCCCTGACCAGCCCACAG GGATTCTGGCTCTGCGAAGGCAAGACTTCTCTTACGTCACCGTTGAGATTCAGGAAACGACCCATAAAGGTCAAAGTTCACGTCGTGTCAACGTGCTGGCTGACGGCTCCTTTGTTGTGTCGTCTCGCTGGATTTTGGAAACGCCGGGAAAATATGAACTCG ACGTCATTGTCTCCAACCCCCTCTCCAcgctctcctccaccctccacctctcCGTCTTTCAGCCCCCGGTGATCTCTGTGCTTCACGGCCCCATGGGCGTCCCCTCCTGCATCCCTTTCCTGCCCCAAGACTCTAACAGTGTTAAAGTGGAGGCGGTGTACCTGGGCGACCCTGTCACACTGCAGGCAGACGTGGGCGATGGTCTAGCTGAGGAGTTTTCTTGGTGGTTTACTCACAaggaaaaagagacaaacatgGAGGATCAGAGGACAGTTTGCACTCACAGCTCTGACTGTGCGAACGGCACTGTG GACTGGACCTTTGAAACGGAGGGAGTTTACAGGGTGTCAGTGAACGCCTCAGGTGCTTTTGGATGGACACAGGAGAGAATACATGTT GTGGTGGTGCGTCCCACCGTGTCTGACCTCAGAGTGAGTGTATCGGGGAACGAGCCGACTTCAGGAGAGGGTGTTCCTGTCGACGTGGAGCTGTTCGCCACCATGATGCACCTACTCGTCCTCAACCTCACACTGACCGCTGAGCACGGCCGAATTGACAACACAGCTCATATTGATAAAGATGGAAACTGTTCAAGCAAAATGACTCAGCAGGAAAACGGCAGTGATCATGGCTGTAACAACAGGAGCATCAGCTGTGGTCACAGTCTCAATCAAAACCACAATAACATCCGTTGTCATGTTGGCACCCATTTATATCTACTGTCTGACACCTATCTCAACAACTACAACCGCTCCAGCTGCCATTTGAACCTCCATCTTTGCTGCTGCCTTGACCCCTCTGCAGGACAGCATCACCTTACAGCTTCTGTTCTCTCCACTTGGGATCCTCCGTCAGTGCTGCTCTCTGACACCTTGATGTTGTACAAGAATATATGTGCACTGAGGCCTTCTGGGAGCTGGAAGTCAGAAGTTTCAACACACGTAGAATTCAGCCTGGAGGTCCTCAGCAATGCCAGCCGAGTGGGGTCGAGAGTGATCTGGACCTTTAGTTTGGACGATGACATCGTTTTGAACAGGACAACCGAAGAGTGGAGCATAAAAGCGTCTCTTTCACTGGCAGGCTGTTATAAAGTGACAGTTGAGGCCTTTAACCCAGTCAGCTCTGCATCATTCTCCACACACATCCTTGCCCAAGATCAAGTAGGAGGGTTGGTGTTAAATGCTCCAAGCATGATCGCAGCAAATCAAAAAGACTCTGTTCTATTCAGCGTCACAGCAGGGTCAAATGTGACCCTGTCTCTGCTGGTGAATGCAGCACTGCTGTACAGAAACAGCAGTTACACGACAGGAGAGCAGGCGACAGTGGTTTTGCTTTGCAACCACACAGAGACGGTTGTGGTGGAGCTTCGAGCTGAGAACCGAGTGTCTTCTCAGAAGAAAAGCCTGAGGCTGTGTGTGAAGGGAAACAGAAAGCCGTCACCGCAAGTTAGAGTTAATCCAACGTGGCAACCACCTACCAGTCAGAGTCCTGTTCACAGCCCGGCTGACAGAG TGCGGATTTATGCATCAAAGCAAGCCTACCCCACAAATACAGATGTAACCTTCCAGGCTGTGACTGAAGTAGCAGACCCCGTGGAGTTCCTCTGGCACTTTGGAGACTCGACGTCGGCCAGAACCACCTCAAGGACCACCACCACAAGATACCACAAACCTGGCAG GTATGATGTAGTTGCAGTCATGTCAAGCGGCCGGACCTCCTTCACCTCCGATGCGTTCCCGCTGGTGGTCCAGAGAGCAGTGAAGCTCAACCGTCTGATGCACCAGGCGTCTGTCCTGCAGAACCAAATGGCGACAGTGAGTTGTCGGGTCAACATGGGGACCAACGTTAGCTTCCTGTGGAGCTTCGGAGACGGATCATCCAGACTGGGACAGagcacagagcagcacatcTTCCACAG CACAGGAGAGTTCACAGTGACGGTAACCGTGTCCAACCTGGTCAGCTCCGCCTCCCTAAGCAGTCACATCTTTGCCGTGGACCGGCCCTGTCAGCCTCCACCAGTCAAACACATGGGGCCTCTTAAAATACAG GTGCGGAGATACGAGGTGATCCGTCTTGGGGTGACCTATGAGACGGAAGTGGATTGTGACGTTTCAGGAGGCCTTCGCTACACCTGGACCTTGTCGGACTCTGCAGGACGGGACTTCCCTTTGCCCCTCGTAGACACGCACAGACAGAGCCTGGTACTGCCCAGCTACATCCTGCGTTATGACACCTACACTGCCAGAGCCAGG GTTCAGGTCATTGGAAGCGTGGTGTACAGTAACTACAGCGTGAGAGTGCAGGTGATGCCGAGCCCTCTTGTGGCCTTCATCCAGGGCGGCACCAACGTCTTCATCAGGAACAGGAACACCACTGTGGTCGCGCTGGACGGGCAGAGATCTTACGACCCggacttccccatgagcccagTCAG CTTCAGTTGGTCATGTAAGCCAGTCAGCTCCATCGCCAGCTCCTGTTTCCACCGAGACGTTCCCACCTCGTTCCCCGTGGTCACATTTCCAGCTACATTTCTGAAGCAGAACTTTGACCAGTTCCAGTTCACGCTCACCATCCACAGCGGCGAGCGCTCAGCTTCGTCAGAGACCTTCCTCACGCTGACAGCGAACGTGATCGG GAGGCTGTCAGTGTACTGCCCTCACTGCCAGGGAGAGCACGTGAACTGGGATCAGTCTTTCTCTGTCAGCGCCTCGTGTGAAGGCTGTGATATTGACCCGAGCTACATCCAGTACTCCTGGCGCCTCTTTTCAGTCAATGTGTCCTCCAAGCCTCTCATAGaag TCCCGTTTTGTTACGCAGTGGATCTCACTGCTCCATCCACCGTTATAGAGGGTCCTGCCACTTCCCCTCAGACCTCTGTGACTACCACCCACAATTCCTCCGAATCCAGCATCCAGAAGCTAGATCTGAACGTGACCGGCAGCGGAACATTATCAGAGAATGCCAGGAAGAAGACGACTGTGGCTG GTTTCACAGAACCAGAGCCTGAGCCGTTCTCTTCAGGATCAG GAGAGGAGCCCTTTTATCACCCTCTGGGGGAGTTTGACCCTCCGGAGCCTTTGTACTCTCCCAGTGAATACCAGCCCCTCGCCCTTGACAACAGCGGCGTCCTATATTTAGACCACTTTGGCCAGAGTGACGTTATCAGCAAATTCACAATTGATTCCTCCGCTGACTGGGAGTTTTCCTCCCCCGTTTTGGAGAGCGGTGGCTCGGGAGGTCGATCAG ATTTGGATTACGATGTTCCCTGGATGACCGCAGAGGAGGGAGACCCGGGAGTTTCAGCAGGAAGACCAACAG GTGTGGATGGTGAGAACCTCAGTCCAGGAGATGATTCGGTGTCTGAGCCGTCGTTACATGAAGACGAGGGGAGTGATCTGGTAGATTCCAGGCCGTCTGTCGTGAACCAGGAGCCGATCTTGCTCGATTTATCTCGAGACCTGGTAGACAGAGGACTTTTTGAGTCTTACACTTACACAG GAATCTCCTCCTCTTTGCTTGATTTCAGGCCTTTCAGTCTGAGGCCTGGGAGCAGGTACATGTTGGAGGTCGCTGCCA AATCTGATGATGGCCTTCTGGGCCGGACTCAGCTATTCTTAAGAACCAACCCTGCTCCGAAAGGCATGACGTGCCAGGTGCAACCAGCGGAAGGAAGGGAGTTATACACACACTTCAGCATCTTCTGCGCCTCCGGGAAAGAG gaCCTAGTGTATAAGTACAGCATCCATGCAGGCGACGGACCACCCAGGGTTCTGTACCAGGGGAGAGACTTCGAGTACTACTTCAGTCTTCCTTCTGGTGACCCCAGCGATGACTAtaaag TGACTATTTACACGGAGATCAGAAGCAGCAAGTACGGGGCGGCAACTAAACCCTGTCCTGTCACAGTTCGAGTCCGACCAAGCTTCTTCAGAGacaactcttcttcttcttcttcttcttcttcttcttcttcttcttcttcttcttcttcttctacttcttcttctacttcttcttcttcttcttcttcttcttcccatcTTGATCCAGATCTGGAGCT TTCAGAGTCTGGCCTGAGGAACCTGTCGGCTCTGGTGCAGCTTGGGAACAGTGTGGAGGTCCGTAACTACATCAGTCTACTCGCCGGCATTCTGAACAGACTCAGCCTGGACGCCGAGGCCAACACGCCTGCGCAGAGACGCACACGCAGTATCCTCATTCGCACAATGTGTGAGCTCGAGAGCAGAGAACAg GCATCAATGGTGGACATCATCTGCATCCTCAAACACCTTTTACAAGCTACTAGTCAG GTGACATTTGCAAGTGCGAGACAGGTGACACTTCATGTTCAGGCCATCTCGGACGGAATTTCAGAGTCCGGCGCTCCAGTGTGGTACTATCTGGACGAGAAGACGCTCCATACCCTGATCGTGCTGCTCTCGAATAGCCTACAAGCTGCTGTCAGATATGATGACTTCACACCGGAAATGTCCAACAGTGCTGATGTTAAACTGCCATTAGAATCAGACTCAAGTGAGGAAAACAGTGGTGTTTACATCAGGAAGGGAGGATCGATTTCAAAGCAGGTGGTGCAGCTTGTAGGTGATACTCTGCAGACCGCTTCAGACATGATGCTG AAATACATCATGTTCCATAAGGCCCGGGAACACAGAGTCAACACCGGTTTTATCGCCTTATACGCCGAATACCAAAACCAAACCTCCACGGTCATCAGCAGTGGCTCAGCCGCCTTCTACATGCCTGCCTCCCTGATCCAGCATCTGTTTGGTCGTCACAATGGAGAGATTGAGAGCAGATGGCATCGACCACCGTGTGTTCTCAGCATGCTGACCGAGCTCACGCACAGCCCTTACACCTGGGCCCACTATCCAAGAAGG CTGAGCGGACCGGTGATCGACCTGAGTCTGTACGAATGCAGCACGAGGAGGAAGATCTCTGTTCGCTCCCTCGTGCAGCCGATAAACGTTGAGATACAACAACCGGCAAGAAAC AAGAGCTCTGTGCATGAGTACGTCCTCCAGCGCTGCGGGGTCAACTACCACAGCTTCAACATTACCCAGGAGCACTTGCAGCAGGTCATCCAGCTGAGTGTGGCGTTCACCCCGCCACTCAGCAAGCCATTTCCCATCCTGCTGCTCTTCAG GATGTTTGAGAGGCCGACTCCCAGCATGCACCACCTGCACAGGACTCACCGCTGGGAGAGTAACACCACACAGTTCACCCTGCCCTCATCCTACCTCAGTG CTGCAGGGGTGGCTCACCTGGCCTTGCTGAATGCTGATTTGGGGAAAGCCCCCAGACACAAGCACCTGAGTGAAGAGGTGAGCTACACTCtcacagtggagagcagcttgtgtttgtccTGGGACAACCACCAGGGGGCCTGGACACACCACGGCTGCAGGACACAGCCAGCAGACATGACCACTGCTGTCAGCTGCAG TTGTCACCAGTTGAGGCCGCTGACTGTGGTGCAGCACCGGATCCACAGCAGCCATGACGCAACCGATCTGGACCCGTTCCTAAG TGTGACCAGTGATCTGACAGTGCTGGGTGTgctggtgctgtgtgtgtgcctgttcaTCCCGGGGTTGGTGGCGTGCAAGAAGGCGGATGTCATCTCCAAGGCTAATCGGAGAGTCCACTACCTTTCTGACAACTCCCAGTGTGACCCTTTTCTCTATGCTGTGACTGTCCACACTGGTCCCTGCTCTGCAGCCTGTATGAGCGCAAAG GTTTACATAGTGCTGAATGGTAACGACAGGGTCTCGCTGACAAAAGAACTACAAGTCCCAGGATGCACTCTGTTCCGGAGGAACTCTCAAGACACCTTTATATTCAG TGCAGCAGACAGCCTGGGCCCAGTGTGGGGGGTCCACATCTGGCATGACAACTCTGGACCCTCCCCAGACTGGTACCTCAATTATGTAGAGGTATCTGAG GTGAGCAGAGGGCATGTGAAGGGACGTGCGTGGCTCTTTGTCGGTCGGTGCTGGTTGGCTGTGGTCAAAGGCGATGGCCAGGTGGAGAGAAGGCTGCGAGTTTGCACTCGGGGAATAGGCTTCGCTAAG ATGTTGCGTCTCAAGCTTTCTGACTACTTGGCCGACCACCACAGCTGGATACCTTTGCTCAGCTGCCCCGGccatcactcattcacacacactcaaagactTAGCGTGAACCTGCTGCTCCTGTTGGGGTACGCATGTGTCAACGCAGCCATCGTATCACAGATGGATGATCAG TTGCCATTTGAGTTGGGTTTTACTGATGTGTCAGCTGTTTCCGTGAGAGCAGGAGTATTAAGTGTGTTGGCAGTGTTGCCTGCTGCAGGAGTTATATCCTTCCTGTTTCGACTGCGTGATGTCGAGTTGACGCGGTCAGGAGTCCAACAAGTGACGGGCAGGAAGACTGAAAAGGCGTCACTCGAAG ATGCCCTTTCAGTCTCTGACAGTACATCTGAGCCACATCTCTCTTGGAGTGGTCTGCAGCAGTGGGCACAGGACACCTGGAGGAAGAAATACCAG GGCACGGACATGCTTCCAGCGTCTGCTACGATAGTggataataaaaacacagataacGAACCTGTAATCCAAACAGATGTGATCGTGAGAAAGGAGGCAGTTGAGGACAATACGGGACGAGCACTTCAAAGTTTCCTGCTGATTACCGAGGGCAACAATGTCCACCAAGCACCTGAGGGAAAAGAGTCTGGTATTTTGAGTGAACGCAGCAGCTTTTATGGAGCCCAGAAGGCTTTTTTGTCTGGTACAAGGGAAGGAGGTCAGGCAGTTCAGAAGAAGGGAGATCCTCAAGGAAAAAGGAATgagggcaggcatcaccaggcAGCGTGGCCCTGCCACAGCAGTAGTCATCACATCGCCGACAGGCTGAAAAGGAGAGGACTCAGACCAGTCTCTCAGTGGTGTCACTATTTGGCCTGGAcactgtgtctgctgttgtccctctgctgcctgctgctctctgctgtgttGGGAACAAG gttcagcagcagcaaagttcTGCTGTGGATacactctcttctcttctccctgATGTCTTGCATCTTCCTCATCCAGCCGGCTGTG ATAATTACAGTGGCAGTGACTGTCTCCTTATGGTACGGGAAGAGAGCAGACTTTCATAGTTTCTCCACTATAAGAGATTTTGAGACGGACACTCTACAGCTGCGGACACACGATGGTGCTCATCAACCAGACGGGACAACTCTCTTTTCCCAGGACAGATGTTCATACCTCAAACAG ctgctcaGAGCTCGTCAGCGAGCACGGTACCTCCGTCTCGTGCGCCCGCCAACTGCAGCAGAGCTGAGGGTAGCTCGtgggaagaaaagaagagaggcACTTCTCCATAAAACCCTCAG GgatttgtctgtctgtggctccatGCTCCTCCTGATGGTGTGTATAAACTATGGCAGCTCGTTCTCGGACCATTACCACCTCAACAAAGCTGTCAGAAGACAGTTTGTAAG CAGAGGCCGTGATAATGCCTTTATGTCCATACAAACGCACAACGAGTGGTGGAAGTGGGCACAGAGCAGTCTCCTTAATTCTCTGTACAGGAATGCATCAGCTGCACCTGAG TCACACATCTTGATTGGTGAGCCAATCCTGTGGAAGGCGGAGGTGTCGAGTCCATTTCAGGGCCAG GTCTCGAGTTTGACTCTTCTCCCAGAATGTCTTCGCCTATTCTCGTCCGGGAGCAGAACATCCACTCACCCACAATCCGGTGTCTTTGTTCCCACGGCAATGCCTCCAAAGACATGTGGTCACCTGGGCTGCTACTTAAGACCGGGTGCTACAGTTGGCCTCAGTCGCACAAA GTCCCACGCTGCGTCCAAACTGAAGCTCCTGCATTCAGGTGGCTGGCTGGGCAGACggacggtggccctgaaggtccaGTTCACATTGTTCAGCCCTGCACCCAACTTGTTCACCGGTGTGACCTTGCTCTCTGAGCAGAGCCCCACTGGTGTCCTGCTGCCCTCTGCCAAAGTCCAGTCAGTTAGGGTGTATCGCGCCCCTGCTGTGTGGGACTATACTGTTATGGTGTGTCAG CTCATCTTCCTTCTCTTGTCTGTGCTGCAACTATGGGATCAAATGTACACTGTCGGACAGCAAGGGCTGATGGGATACTGGAGGAAACCCTGCAACTGGCTGGAA GTCAGTTTGCTGACAGTGACCCTTGTTTACTATGTTTATTACATCTATCACTCCGTCATTATCTTGGAGGTTgcggagctgctgcagagacacaatCACAGAGGACATGTTGATGTCGGCGTCCTGGCTACCTGGGAACAA TATATTCGCACTCTTCAGGGCGTTAcgctcttcctcctcaccctgAAGTGTGCGACCGTGCTGAGGGTTAACAGGACGTTGGCTGCCTCTGCTACACTCCTCACCCGCTCGCTCTCCAGCCTTTTCTGGCCAATg GTTTCAGCTTTTATACTAATGGTGGCGCTGTGTTGCGAGGGGAATCTGGTGTTCATACAAAGCTCCGGGGCCTTCAGCTCACTTCCCCGCTTCCTCCAGACTCTGCTCTGTCACCGATGGAGTCCCAGGGCTGTCAGAGGCCTCCACGTCCCCTGGAGTGATTTCCTTTACCATGGAGTTCTCCATCTGTCCTTCACTGTGGCCTGGACAGCAGTG GTGAAAGTTGCGGTGTCGTCGTTGATCAGACGTGCCAAGAGATCTCAAAGCAGGCAAAACATCTGCACCGCAGCAGAATTAGTCAGCTACATCAGACAGAGGGTGTCCGACTTCACCGGGCAGCGAAGAAAAGCATGGACTGAAAATCGCGTGGAAGGGAAG acgTATTACCTTGAGGAGTTTGAAAGCTTAGTGGATGAACTCCTGTTCAGACTCAACGCCCTCTCGAACAGTCTGCACCACACTCTGCCTTACAAAGCCCATCGCTAcagggaggaggacagcagcatcATCTCGCCCAGACAGGAGCCATCCAACCtggacacacag GACTTTATCAGAACACAAatgacagaagagaagaagagtgaCCTCACAGATGTCAGTGGTCATGGAGGAACACTATCTGCATCTCTCCTGAGCCG GTCCAAGCTTGAGCCAGAGACGGTTAGCAGAGATGATGCCAAAAGTgagatgcagcagcagagatgcCAAAGTGGACACAATTCCTTGGACATTGTTGTGGCATCAGATAATTCACAACAACCTCGAACAAGAGCTGAGGAAAACCCGACAGACGATGAGCTCCAGTCTTATTCAGATGCACAGAACTGCCTCTCCCTTATAGAGTCTGGATCACTCATCAAGGATTGGAAAGAAGCTGTTCTGGATAAGAAGGATGACGAACGGACTACAACAAATAACTCTTCTTTAAGTAAAAGTCAGGGCACTCATACGGAAGTCGTGGTGGAAGTTCTGGTCCATGAGGAACCCGTGAGTGTAGCCAGATAA